Proteins from a genomic interval of Xylocopa sonorina isolate GNS202 chromosome 6, iyXylSono1_principal, whole genome shotgun sequence:
- the LOC143424510 gene encoding dual 3',5'-cyclic-AMP and -GMP phosphodiesterase 11 isoform X4 — protein sequence MIHLDHGRSLFHENGTRNAVKLAASAGNPSAAVAASAHPPVLWSSRRKPGLHLRSIEEPRMTAETAAPCVQGMQGVQTPMAGQGTLQQMQDGKTTGGYYSSTSAVYDAEYARMEAWLDEHPDFVNDYFLRKVTRQTVDMWLVSHATPTSSSSSCVELSSPTHAGGTSSSGRGGSGGSGATTPVRKISAHEFERGGLLKPIVNTIDGTPTFLSVSPGDSGQPGGQQVGAGNAGRPQRRSRHELRHLDEKDLIFELVKDICNELDVRSLCHKILQNVSTLLHADRGSLFLVQGERGGGCMPSSQNHDSATNNSTGYASSPGKTGNGNAEQRGTGYSRSRCLVSKLFDVCSRSTLLEMEKKDEIKIPWGTGIVGYVAESGEPVNIPDAYKDSRFNREIDALTGYRTRALLCMPIKDCNGDVIGVAQVINKLGGEGQFTAQDEKVFAGYLQFCGIGLRNAQLYEKSQLEVKRNQVLLDLARMIFEEQSTIEHMVLRILTHTQSLIQCQRVQVLLVHKASKGSFSRVFDFEANDLAGEDSDSRTSPFESRFPINVGITGYVATTGETVNIPNAYDDPRFDPSVDDGTGFRHRTILCMPIKNSSGQIIGVIQLINKFDDLAFTKNDENFVEAFAIFCGMGIHNTHMYEKAVIAMAKQSVTLEVLSYHASASLEDAQRLRGLRVPSAAHFQLHDFKFDDIYMEDDETLTACLRMFLDLDFVERFHIDYDVLCRWLLSVKKNYRNVTYHNWRHAFNVAQMMFAILTATQWWKIFGEIECLALTIACLCHDLDHRGTNNSFQIKASSPLAQLYSTSTMEHHHFDQCLMILSSQGNQILSNLSPEEYSRVVKVLEEAILSTDLAVYFRKRGAFLCLAQGGGYNWAYSDHRELLRGMLMTVCDLAAITKPWEVEKRVAELVSSEFFEQGDIERRTLNITPIDIMNREKEDQLPMMQVGFIDSICLPIYEAFALLSDKLEPLVEGVRKNKQHWLEIAESRSKTDNCTNHDRTMSDDEEAGEQADQ from the exons GCCTGCACTTGCGGAGCATCGAAGAACCGAGGATGACGGCGGAGACGGCAGCTCCTTGTGTGCAGGGGATGCAAGGGGTGCAGACTCCTATGGCGGGTCAGGGGACGTTGCAGCAGATGCAGGATGGGAAGACCACCGGTGGCTACTATTCTTCAACTTCCGCCGTCTACGACGCGGAATACGCTCGTATGGAGGCATGGCTCGACGAACACCCTGACTTTGTCAACGACTACTTTCTCAG GAAAGTGACGAGACAGACCGTGGACATGTGGCTGGTCTCGCACGCGACGCCAACATCGTCGTCGAGCAGCTGCGTGGAGCTGTCCAGCCCGACCCACGCAGGTGGCACGTCGTCTTCCGGTCGCGGCGGTTCCGGCGGGTCAGGTGCCACGACGCCCGTGCGGAAAATCTCCGCGCACGAGTTCGAGCGGGGCGGTCTGCTGAAGCCGATCGTGAACACGATCGACGGGACGCCAACATTTTTGAGCGTCTCGCCCGGGGATTCGGGTCAGCCGGGAGGTCAGCAGGTCGGCGCTGGAAACGCGGGCAGGCCCCAGAGGCGGTCCAGACACGAGCTCAGGCATCTCGACGAGAAGGATCTCATCTTTGAATTG GTGAAGGACATCTGTAACGAGCTGGACGTGAGGTCGCTGTGCCACAAGATCCTGCAGAACGTGAGCACCCTTCTACACGCGGATCGAGGCTCCCTGTTCCTGGTCCAGGGCGAGCGTGGCGGCGGGTGCATGCCCTCGTCGCAGAACCACGACTCCGCCACGAACAATTCGACCGGATACGCGTCCAGCCCCGGTAAAACGGGGAACGGGAACGCGGAGCAACGCGGGACCGGATACTCGCGAAGCAGATGCCTGGTCTCGAAGCTGTTCGACGTTTGCTCGCGATCGACGCTGTTGGAGATGGAGAAAAAGGACGAGATCAAAATCCCCTGGGGGACGGGGATCGTCGGTTACGTCGCCGAGAGCGGAGAGCCCGTTAACATACCGGACGCTTACAAG GACTCGAGGTTCAACAGAGAAATTGACGCGCTGACAGGATACAGGACCAGAGCCCTCTTATGCATGCCGATAAAGGACTGCAACGGTGACGTTATCGGCGTTGCACAGGTCATCAACAAACTCGGTGGCGAGGGTCAATTTACCGCGCAGGACGAGAAAGTTTTCGCAGGATACTTGCAGTTCTGTGGAATCGGATTGAGGAACGCGCAGCTCTACGAGAAAAGTCAATTGGAAGTGAAAAGGAATCAG GTCCTTTTAGACTTGGCCAGGATGATTTTCGAGGAGCAAAGCACGATAGAGCACATGGTCCTAAGGATTCTAACGCACACGCAATCTTTGATACAATGCCAACGAGTACAG GTCCTGCTCGTCCACAAGGCGTCTAAGGGCAGTTTCTCCCGAGTATTCGACTTCGAGGCGAACGACCTCGCCGGCGAGGACTCAGATTCTCGCACTAG TCCATTCGAGAGCAGATTCCCTATAAACGTCGGCATCACCGGGTACGTCGCGACCACTGGCGAG ACCGTGAACATACCGAACGCCTACGATGATCCAAGGTTCGACCCCTCGGTGGACGATGGTACCGGTTTCAGGCACCGTACCATTCTCTGCATGCCCATCAAGAACTCGTCGGGTCAGATCATCGGCGTTATTCAACTAATCAACAAGTTCGACGACCTTGCGTTCACGAAGAACGACGAGAACTTCGTCGAGGCGTTCGCCATTTTCTGCGGCATGGGCATTCACAACACGCACAT GTACGAGAAGGCTGTGATAGCAATGGCCAAACAGAGCGTCACGCTAGAAGTGCTGAGTTACCACGCCTCCGCGTCACTGGAGGACGCACAGAGGTTGAGG GGTTTAAGGGTCCCCTCAGCAGCGCACTTTCAATTGCACGACTTCAAGTTCGACGACATTTACATGGAGGACGACGAGACGTTGACAGCCTGTCTACGGATGTTCCTCGACCTCGACTTCGTCGAGCGTTTCCACATCGACTACGACGTCCTCTGCCGTTGGCTTCTCAGCGTCAAGAAGAACTACCGGAACGTTACATATCACAATTGGCGTCACGCGTTCAACGTTGCCCAAATGATGTTCGCGATATTAACT GCCACTCAGTGGTGGAAAATTTTTGGAGAGATCGAGTGTCTGGCGTTGACCATCGCTTGCCTGTGCCACGATTTGGACCATCGGGGTACCAATAATTCTTTCCAGATCAA AGCATCCTCGCCACTGGCGCAGCTCTACTCGACGTCCACGATGGAACACCATCACTTCGACCAGTGTCTAATGATACTGAGCAGCCAAGGGAATCAAATCCTGTCGAATCTATCGCCAGAAGAGTATTCTCGTGTGGTAAAGGTTCTCGAGGAAGCGATCCTCTCTACCGACCTGGCGGTTTACTTCCGGAAAAGAGGTGCCTTCCTCTGTCTGGCTCAGGGCGGTGGTTACAATTGGGCTTACAGCGATCACCGCGAACTCCTCAGGGGTATGTTAATGACCGTGTGCGACTTGGCGGCCATTACTAAGCCCTGGGAGGTCGAGAAGAGGGTGGCGGAATTGGTCAGCAGCGAGTTCTTCGAACAAGGAGACATCGAGAGGCGGACACTCAATATTACTCCCATT GACATTATGAACCGAGAGAAGGAGGACCAACTGCCGATGATGCAAGTTGGTTTCATCGATTCGATCTGCCTTCCTATTTACGAG GCATTCGCGTTGCTATCGGACAAATTGGAGCCATTGGTCGAAGGTGTGAGAAAGAACAAACAACATTGGCTGGAGATCGCCGAATCGAGATCGAAGACGGACAACTGTACGAACCACGACAGGACAATGTCCGACGACGAGGAAGCCGGGGAGCAGGCGGACCAATAG
- the LOC143424510 gene encoding dual 3',5'-cyclic-AMP and -GMP phosphodiesterase 11 isoform X3 translates to MIHLDHGRSLFHENGTRNAVKLAASAGNPSAAVAASAHPPVLWSSRRKPVGLHLRSIEEPRMTAETAAPCVQGMQGVQTPMAGQGTLQQMQDGKTTGGYYSSTSAVYDAEYARMEAWLDEHPDFVNDYFLRKVTRQTVDMWLVSHATPTSSSSSCVELSSPTHAGGTSSSGRGGSGGSGATTPVRKISAHEFERGGLLKPIVNTIDGTPTFLSVSPGDSGQPGGQQVGAGNAGRPQRRSRHELRHLDEKDLIFELVKDICNELDVRSLCHKILQNVSTLLHADRGSLFLVQGERGGGCMPSSQNHDSATNNSTGYASSPGKTGNGNAEQRGTGYSRSRCLVSKLFDVCSRSTLLEMEKKDEIKIPWGTGIVGYVAESGEPVNIPDAYKDSRFNREIDALTGYRTRALLCMPIKDCNGDVIGVAQVINKLGGEGQFTAQDEKVFAGYLQFCGIGLRNAQLYEKSQLEVKRNQVLLDLARMIFEEQSTIEHMVLRILTHTQSLIQCQRVQVLLVHKASKGSFSRVFDFEANDLAGEDSDSRTSPFESRFPINVGITGYVATTGETVNIPNAYDDPRFDPSVDDGTGFRHRTILCMPIKNSSGQIIGVIQLINKFDDLAFTKNDENFVEAFAIFCGMGIHNTHMYEKAVIAMAKQSVTLEVLSYHASASLEDAQRLRGLRVPSAAHFQLHDFKFDDIYMEDDETLTACLRMFLDLDFVERFHIDYDVLCRWLLSVKKNYRNVTYHNWRHAFNVAQMMFAILTATQWWKIFGEIECLALTIACLCHDLDHRGTNNSFQIKASSPLAQLYSTSTMEHHHFDQCLMILSSQGNQILSNLSPEEYSRVVKVLEEAILSTDLAVYFRKRGAFLCLAQGGGYNWAYSDHRELLRGMLMTVCDLAAITKPWEVEKRVAELVSSEFFEQGDIERRTLNITPIDIMNREKEDQLPMMQVGFIDSICLPIYEAFALLSDKLEPLVEGVRKNKQHWLEIAESRSKTDNCTNHDRTMSDDEEAGEQADQ, encoded by the exons TAGGCCTGCACTTGCGGAGCATCGAAGAACCGAGGATGACGGCGGAGACGGCAGCTCCTTGTGTGCAGGGGATGCAAGGGGTGCAGACTCCTATGGCGGGTCAGGGGACGTTGCAGCAGATGCAGGATGGGAAGACCACCGGTGGCTACTATTCTTCAACTTCCGCCGTCTACGACGCGGAATACGCTCGTATGGAGGCATGGCTCGACGAACACCCTGACTTTGTCAACGACTACTTTCTCAG GAAAGTGACGAGACAGACCGTGGACATGTGGCTGGTCTCGCACGCGACGCCAACATCGTCGTCGAGCAGCTGCGTGGAGCTGTCCAGCCCGACCCACGCAGGTGGCACGTCGTCTTCCGGTCGCGGCGGTTCCGGCGGGTCAGGTGCCACGACGCCCGTGCGGAAAATCTCCGCGCACGAGTTCGAGCGGGGCGGTCTGCTGAAGCCGATCGTGAACACGATCGACGGGACGCCAACATTTTTGAGCGTCTCGCCCGGGGATTCGGGTCAGCCGGGAGGTCAGCAGGTCGGCGCTGGAAACGCGGGCAGGCCCCAGAGGCGGTCCAGACACGAGCTCAGGCATCTCGACGAGAAGGATCTCATCTTTGAATTG GTGAAGGACATCTGTAACGAGCTGGACGTGAGGTCGCTGTGCCACAAGATCCTGCAGAACGTGAGCACCCTTCTACACGCGGATCGAGGCTCCCTGTTCCTGGTCCAGGGCGAGCGTGGCGGCGGGTGCATGCCCTCGTCGCAGAACCACGACTCCGCCACGAACAATTCGACCGGATACGCGTCCAGCCCCGGTAAAACGGGGAACGGGAACGCGGAGCAACGCGGGACCGGATACTCGCGAAGCAGATGCCTGGTCTCGAAGCTGTTCGACGTTTGCTCGCGATCGACGCTGTTGGAGATGGAGAAAAAGGACGAGATCAAAATCCCCTGGGGGACGGGGATCGTCGGTTACGTCGCCGAGAGCGGAGAGCCCGTTAACATACCGGACGCTTACAAG GACTCGAGGTTCAACAGAGAAATTGACGCGCTGACAGGATACAGGACCAGAGCCCTCTTATGCATGCCGATAAAGGACTGCAACGGTGACGTTATCGGCGTTGCACAGGTCATCAACAAACTCGGTGGCGAGGGTCAATTTACCGCGCAGGACGAGAAAGTTTTCGCAGGATACTTGCAGTTCTGTGGAATCGGATTGAGGAACGCGCAGCTCTACGAGAAAAGTCAATTGGAAGTGAAAAGGAATCAG GTCCTTTTAGACTTGGCCAGGATGATTTTCGAGGAGCAAAGCACGATAGAGCACATGGTCCTAAGGATTCTAACGCACACGCAATCTTTGATACAATGCCAACGAGTACAG GTCCTGCTCGTCCACAAGGCGTCTAAGGGCAGTTTCTCCCGAGTATTCGACTTCGAGGCGAACGACCTCGCCGGCGAGGACTCAGATTCTCGCACTAG TCCATTCGAGAGCAGATTCCCTATAAACGTCGGCATCACCGGGTACGTCGCGACCACTGGCGAG ACCGTGAACATACCGAACGCCTACGATGATCCAAGGTTCGACCCCTCGGTGGACGATGGTACCGGTTTCAGGCACCGTACCATTCTCTGCATGCCCATCAAGAACTCGTCGGGTCAGATCATCGGCGTTATTCAACTAATCAACAAGTTCGACGACCTTGCGTTCACGAAGAACGACGAGAACTTCGTCGAGGCGTTCGCCATTTTCTGCGGCATGGGCATTCACAACACGCACAT GTACGAGAAGGCTGTGATAGCAATGGCCAAACAGAGCGTCACGCTAGAAGTGCTGAGTTACCACGCCTCCGCGTCACTGGAGGACGCACAGAGGTTGAGG GGTTTAAGGGTCCCCTCAGCAGCGCACTTTCAATTGCACGACTTCAAGTTCGACGACATTTACATGGAGGACGACGAGACGTTGACAGCCTGTCTACGGATGTTCCTCGACCTCGACTTCGTCGAGCGTTTCCACATCGACTACGACGTCCTCTGCCGTTGGCTTCTCAGCGTCAAGAAGAACTACCGGAACGTTACATATCACAATTGGCGTCACGCGTTCAACGTTGCCCAAATGATGTTCGCGATATTAACT GCCACTCAGTGGTGGAAAATTTTTGGAGAGATCGAGTGTCTGGCGTTGACCATCGCTTGCCTGTGCCACGATTTGGACCATCGGGGTACCAATAATTCTTTCCAGATCAA AGCATCCTCGCCACTGGCGCAGCTCTACTCGACGTCCACGATGGAACACCATCACTTCGACCAGTGTCTAATGATACTGAGCAGCCAAGGGAATCAAATCCTGTCGAATCTATCGCCAGAAGAGTATTCTCGTGTGGTAAAGGTTCTCGAGGAAGCGATCCTCTCTACCGACCTGGCGGTTTACTTCCGGAAAAGAGGTGCCTTCCTCTGTCTGGCTCAGGGCGGTGGTTACAATTGGGCTTACAGCGATCACCGCGAACTCCTCAGGGGTATGTTAATGACCGTGTGCGACTTGGCGGCCATTACTAAGCCCTGGGAGGTCGAGAAGAGGGTGGCGGAATTGGTCAGCAGCGAGTTCTTCGAACAAGGAGACATCGAGAGGCGGACACTCAATATTACTCCCATT GACATTATGAACCGAGAGAAGGAGGACCAACTGCCGATGATGCAAGTTGGTTTCATCGATTCGATCTGCCTTCCTATTTACGAG GCATTCGCGTTGCTATCGGACAAATTGGAGCCATTGGTCGAAGGTGTGAGAAAGAACAAACAACATTGGCTGGAGATCGCCGAATCGAGATCGAAGACGGACAACTGTACGAACCACGACAGGACAATGTCCGACGACGAGGAAGCCGGGGAGCAGGCGGACCAATAG
- the LOC143424510 gene encoding dual 3',5'-cyclic-AMP and -GMP phosphodiesterase 11 isoform X1, producing the protein MAVDRQGRCQISRDAKRKLFCICTCNYTAASSPENDDRVHCFRTRNAVKLAASAGNPSAAVAASAHPPVLWSSRRKPVGLHLRSIEEPRMTAETAAPCVQGMQGVQTPMAGQGTLQQMQDGKTTGGYYSSTSAVYDAEYARMEAWLDEHPDFVNDYFLRKVTRQTVDMWLVSHATPTSSSSSCVELSSPTHAGGTSSSGRGGSGGSGATTPVRKISAHEFERGGLLKPIVNTIDGTPTFLSVSPGDSGQPGGQQVGAGNAGRPQRRSRHELRHLDEKDLIFELVKDICNELDVRSLCHKILQNVSTLLHADRGSLFLVQGERGGGCMPSSQNHDSATNNSTGYASSPGKTGNGNAEQRGTGYSRSRCLVSKLFDVCSRSTLLEMEKKDEIKIPWGTGIVGYVAESGEPVNIPDAYKDSRFNREIDALTGYRTRALLCMPIKDCNGDVIGVAQVINKLGGEGQFTAQDEKVFAGYLQFCGIGLRNAQLYEKSQLEVKRNQVLLDLARMIFEEQSTIEHMVLRILTHTQSLIQCQRVQVLLVHKASKGSFSRVFDFEANDLAGEDSDSRTSPFESRFPINVGITGYVATTGETVNIPNAYDDPRFDPSVDDGTGFRHRTILCMPIKNSSGQIIGVIQLINKFDDLAFTKNDENFVEAFAIFCGMGIHNTHMYEKAVIAMAKQSVTLEVLSYHASASLEDAQRLRGLRVPSAAHFQLHDFKFDDIYMEDDETLTACLRMFLDLDFVERFHIDYDVLCRWLLSVKKNYRNVTYHNWRHAFNVAQMMFAILTATQWWKIFGEIECLALTIACLCHDLDHRGTNNSFQIKASSPLAQLYSTSTMEHHHFDQCLMILSSQGNQILSNLSPEEYSRVVKVLEEAILSTDLAVYFRKRGAFLCLAQGGGYNWAYSDHRELLRGMLMTVCDLAAITKPWEVEKRVAELVSSEFFEQGDIERRTLNITPIDIMNREKEDQLPMMQVGFIDSICLPIYEAFALLSDKLEPLVEGVRKNKQHWLEIAESRSKTDNCTNHDRTMSDDEEAGEQADQ; encoded by the exons TAGGCCTGCACTTGCGGAGCATCGAAGAACCGAGGATGACGGCGGAGACGGCAGCTCCTTGTGTGCAGGGGATGCAAGGGGTGCAGACTCCTATGGCGGGTCAGGGGACGTTGCAGCAGATGCAGGATGGGAAGACCACCGGTGGCTACTATTCTTCAACTTCCGCCGTCTACGACGCGGAATACGCTCGTATGGAGGCATGGCTCGACGAACACCCTGACTTTGTCAACGACTACTTTCTCAG GAAAGTGACGAGACAGACCGTGGACATGTGGCTGGTCTCGCACGCGACGCCAACATCGTCGTCGAGCAGCTGCGTGGAGCTGTCCAGCCCGACCCACGCAGGTGGCACGTCGTCTTCCGGTCGCGGCGGTTCCGGCGGGTCAGGTGCCACGACGCCCGTGCGGAAAATCTCCGCGCACGAGTTCGAGCGGGGCGGTCTGCTGAAGCCGATCGTGAACACGATCGACGGGACGCCAACATTTTTGAGCGTCTCGCCCGGGGATTCGGGTCAGCCGGGAGGTCAGCAGGTCGGCGCTGGAAACGCGGGCAGGCCCCAGAGGCGGTCCAGACACGAGCTCAGGCATCTCGACGAGAAGGATCTCATCTTTGAATTG GTGAAGGACATCTGTAACGAGCTGGACGTGAGGTCGCTGTGCCACAAGATCCTGCAGAACGTGAGCACCCTTCTACACGCGGATCGAGGCTCCCTGTTCCTGGTCCAGGGCGAGCGTGGCGGCGGGTGCATGCCCTCGTCGCAGAACCACGACTCCGCCACGAACAATTCGACCGGATACGCGTCCAGCCCCGGTAAAACGGGGAACGGGAACGCGGAGCAACGCGGGACCGGATACTCGCGAAGCAGATGCCTGGTCTCGAAGCTGTTCGACGTTTGCTCGCGATCGACGCTGTTGGAGATGGAGAAAAAGGACGAGATCAAAATCCCCTGGGGGACGGGGATCGTCGGTTACGTCGCCGAGAGCGGAGAGCCCGTTAACATACCGGACGCTTACAAG GACTCGAGGTTCAACAGAGAAATTGACGCGCTGACAGGATACAGGACCAGAGCCCTCTTATGCATGCCGATAAAGGACTGCAACGGTGACGTTATCGGCGTTGCACAGGTCATCAACAAACTCGGTGGCGAGGGTCAATTTACCGCGCAGGACGAGAAAGTTTTCGCAGGATACTTGCAGTTCTGTGGAATCGGATTGAGGAACGCGCAGCTCTACGAGAAAAGTCAATTGGAAGTGAAAAGGAATCAG GTCCTTTTAGACTTGGCCAGGATGATTTTCGAGGAGCAAAGCACGATAGAGCACATGGTCCTAAGGATTCTAACGCACACGCAATCTTTGATACAATGCCAACGAGTACAG GTCCTGCTCGTCCACAAGGCGTCTAAGGGCAGTTTCTCCCGAGTATTCGACTTCGAGGCGAACGACCTCGCCGGCGAGGACTCAGATTCTCGCACTAG TCCATTCGAGAGCAGATTCCCTATAAACGTCGGCATCACCGGGTACGTCGCGACCACTGGCGAG ACCGTGAACATACCGAACGCCTACGATGATCCAAGGTTCGACCCCTCGGTGGACGATGGTACCGGTTTCAGGCACCGTACCATTCTCTGCATGCCCATCAAGAACTCGTCGGGTCAGATCATCGGCGTTATTCAACTAATCAACAAGTTCGACGACCTTGCGTTCACGAAGAACGACGAGAACTTCGTCGAGGCGTTCGCCATTTTCTGCGGCATGGGCATTCACAACACGCACAT GTACGAGAAGGCTGTGATAGCAATGGCCAAACAGAGCGTCACGCTAGAAGTGCTGAGTTACCACGCCTCCGCGTCACTGGAGGACGCACAGAGGTTGAGG GGTTTAAGGGTCCCCTCAGCAGCGCACTTTCAATTGCACGACTTCAAGTTCGACGACATTTACATGGAGGACGACGAGACGTTGACAGCCTGTCTACGGATGTTCCTCGACCTCGACTTCGTCGAGCGTTTCCACATCGACTACGACGTCCTCTGCCGTTGGCTTCTCAGCGTCAAGAAGAACTACCGGAACGTTACATATCACAATTGGCGTCACGCGTTCAACGTTGCCCAAATGATGTTCGCGATATTAACT GCCACTCAGTGGTGGAAAATTTTTGGAGAGATCGAGTGTCTGGCGTTGACCATCGCTTGCCTGTGCCACGATTTGGACCATCGGGGTACCAATAATTCTTTCCAGATCAA AGCATCCTCGCCACTGGCGCAGCTCTACTCGACGTCCACGATGGAACACCATCACTTCGACCAGTGTCTAATGATACTGAGCAGCCAAGGGAATCAAATCCTGTCGAATCTATCGCCAGAAGAGTATTCTCGTGTGGTAAAGGTTCTCGAGGAAGCGATCCTCTCTACCGACCTGGCGGTTTACTTCCGGAAAAGAGGTGCCTTCCTCTGTCTGGCTCAGGGCGGTGGTTACAATTGGGCTTACAGCGATCACCGCGAACTCCTCAGGGGTATGTTAATGACCGTGTGCGACTTGGCGGCCATTACTAAGCCCTGGGAGGTCGAGAAGAGGGTGGCGGAATTGGTCAGCAGCGAGTTCTTCGAACAAGGAGACATCGAGAGGCGGACACTCAATATTACTCCCATT GACATTATGAACCGAGAGAAGGAGGACCAACTGCCGATGATGCAAGTTGGTTTCATCGATTCGATCTGCCTTCCTATTTACGAG GCATTCGCGTTGCTATCGGACAAATTGGAGCCATTGGTCGAAGGTGTGAGAAAGAACAAACAACATTGGCTGGAGATCGCCGAATCGAGATCGAAGACGGACAACTGTACGAACCACGACAGGACAATGTCCGACGACGAGGAAGCCGGGGAGCAGGCGGACCAATAG